NNNNNNNNNNNNNNNNNNNNNNNNNNNNNNNNNNNNNNNNNNNNNNNNNNNNNNNNNNNNNNNNNNNNNNNNNNNNNNNNNNNNNNNNNNNNNNNNNNNNNNNNNNNNNNNNNNNNNNNNNNNNNNNNNNNNNNNNNNNNNNNNNNNNNNNNNNNNNNNNNNNNNNNNNNNNNNNNNNNNNNNNNNNNNNNNNNNNNNNNNNNNNNNNNNNNNNNNNNNNNNNNNNNNNNNNNNNNNNNNNNNNNNNNNNNNNNNNNNNNNNNNNNNNNNNNNNNNNNNNNNNNNNNNNNNNNNNNNNNNNNNNNNNNNNNNNNNNNNNNNNNNNNNNNNNNNNNNNNNNNNNNNNNNNNNNNNNNNNNNNNNNNNNNNNNNNNNNNNNNNNNNNNNNNNNNNNNNNNNNNNNNNNNNNNNNNNNNNNNNNNNNNNNNNNNNNNNNNNNNNNNNNNNNNNNNNNNNNNNNNNNNNNNNNNNNNNNNNNNNNNNNNNNNNNNNNNNNNNNNNNNNNNNNNNNNNNNNNNNNNNNNNNNNNNNNNNNNNNNNNNNNNNNNNNNNNNNNNNNNNNNNNNNNNNNNNNNNNNNNNNNNNNNNNNNNNNNNNNNNNNNNNNNNNNNNNNNNNNNNNNNNNNNNNNNNNNNNNNNNNNNNNNNNNNNNNNNNNNNNNNNNNNNNNNNNNNNNNNNNNNNNNNNNNNNNNNNNNNNNNNNNNNNNNNNNNNNNNNNNNNNNNNNNNNNNNNNNNNNNNNNNNNNNNNNNNNNNNNNNNNNNNNNNNNNNNNNNNNNNNNNNNNNNNNNNNNNNNNNNNNNNNNNNNNNNNNNNNNNNNNNNNNNNNNNNNNNNNNNNNNNNNNNNNNNNNNNNNNNNNNNNNNNNNNNNNNNNNNNNNNNNNNNNNNNNNNNNNNNNNNNNNNNNNNNNNNNNNNNNNNNNNNNNNNNNNNNNNNNNNNNNNNNNNNNNNNNNNNNNNNNNNNNNNNNNNNNNNNNNNNNNNNNNNNNNNNNNNNNNNNNNNNNNNNNNNNNNNNNNNNNNNNNNNNNNNNNNNNNNNNNNNNNNNNNNNNNNNNNNNNNNNNNNNNNNNNNNNNNNNNNNNNNNNNNNNNNNNNNNNNNNNNNNNNNNNNNNNNNNNNNNNNNNNNNNNNNNNNNNNNNNNNNNNNNNNNNNNNNNNNNNNNNNNNNNNNNNNNNNNNNNNNNNNNNNNNNNNNNNNNNNNNNNNNNNNNNNNNNNNNNNNNNNNNNNNNNNNNNNNNNNNNNNNNNNNNNNNNNNNNNNNNNNNNNNNNNNNNNNNNNNNNNNNNNNNNNNNNNNNNNNNNNNNNNNNNNNNNNNNNNNNNNNNNNNNNNNNNNNNNNNNNNNNNNNNNNNNNNNNNNNNNNNNNNNNNNNNNNNNNNNNNNNNNNNNNNNNNNNNNNNNNNNNNNNNNNNNNNNNNNNNNNNNNNNNNNNNNNNNNNNNNNNNNNNNNNNNNNNNNNNNNNNNNNNNNNNNNNNNNNNNNNNNNNNNNNNNNNNNNNNNNNNNNNNNNNNNNNNNNNNNNNNNNNNNNNNNNNNNNNNNNNNNNNNNNNNNNNNNNNNNNNNNNNNNNNNNNNNNNNNNNNNNNNNNNNNNNNNNNNNNNNNNNNNNNNNNNNNNNNNNNNNNNNNNNNNNNNNNNNNNNNNNNNNNNNNNNNNNNNNNNNNNNNNNNNNNNNNNNNNNNNNNNNNNNNNNNNNNNNNNNNNNNNNNNNNNNNNNNNNNNNNNNNNNNNNNNNNNNNNNNNNNNNNNNNNNNNNNNNNNNNNNNNNNNNNNNNNNNNNNNNNNNNNNNNNNNNNNNNNNNNNNNNNNNNNNNNNNNNNNNNNNNNNNNNNNNNNNNNNNNNNNNNNNNNNNNNNNNNNNNNNNNNNNNNNNNNNNNNNNNNNNNNNNNNNNNNNNNNNNNNNNNNNNNNNNNNNNNNNNNNNNNNNNNNNNNNNNNNNNNNNNNNNNNNNNNNNNNNNNNNNNNNNNNNNNNNNNNNNNNNNNNNNNNNNNNNNNNNNNNNNNNNNNNNNNNNNNNNNNNNNNNNNNNNNNNNNNNNNNNNNNNNNNNNNNNNNNNNNNNNNNNNNNNNNNNNNNNNNNNNNNNNNNNNNNNNNNNNNNNNNNNNNNNNNNNNNNNNNNNNNNNNNNNNNNNNNNNNNNNNNNNNNNNNNNNNNNNNNNNNNNNNNNNNNNNNNNNNNNNNNNNNNNNNNNNNNNNNNNNNNNNNNNNNNNNNNNNNNNNNNNNNNNNNNNNNNNNNNNNNNNNNNNNNNNNNNNNNNNNNNNNNNNNNNNNNNNNNNNNNNNNNNNNNNNNNNNNNNNNNNNNNNNNNNNNNNNNNNNNNNNNNNNNNNNNNNNNNNNNNNNNNNNNNNNNNNNNNNNNNNNNNNNNNNNNNNNNNNNNNNNNNNNNNNNNNNNNNNNNNNNNNNNNNNNNNNNNNNNNNNNNNNNNNNNNNNNNNNNNNNNNNNNNNNNNNNNNNNNNNNNNNNNNNNNNNNNNNNNNNNNNNNNNNNNNNNNNNNNNNNNNNNNNNNNNNNNNNNNNNNNNNNNNNNNNNNNNNNNNNNNNNNNNNNNNNNNNNNNNNNNNNNNNNNNNNNNNNNNNNNNNNNNNNNNNNNNNNNNNNNNNNNNNNNNNNNNNNNNNNNNNNNNNNNNNNNNNNNNNNNNNNNNNNNNNNNNNNNNNNNNNNNNNNNNNNNNNNNNNNNNNNNNNNNNNNNNNNNNNNNNNNNNNNNNNNNNNNNNNNNNNNNNNNNNNNNNNNNNNNNNNNNNNNNNNNNNNNNNNNNNNNNNNNNNNNNNNNNNNNNNNNNNNNNNNNNNNNNNNNNNNNNNNNNNNNNNNNNNNNNNNNNNNNNNNNNNNNNNNNNNNNNNNNNNNNNNNNNNNNNNNNNNNNNNNNNNNNNNNNNNNNNNNNNNNNNNNNGTCTCCCAAATCTCCCAAGAATCTACCAAGTCTCTTAAGAGTCTCCCGAGTCTCTAACGCctggcggtcaacgtgttagaagaaaacaatgaaaccAACGAGAAACGATCAAACGTTTAGGTAATACTTGTATTTACCGTTACCGTTAGTCATCCACATGTTGTTCTGCGCTTGTGCGGTTTGAGCAGGTGCAGGCTGCGAGCCGCCAAACATGTCCGCGAAGGGATTGCCCGCCAGCTGAAGCAGGTCATCGGACGCTCTCTGCGACTAAAAACGACGGAAGGAATTTATAGTCAGCTGCGTAGAGTCTATGCTACGAAGAGAGATCTATGTATACCTGGTTGTCAGCTGTCGCTGATGGCGCTCCGAACAAATCCACGATCGGTTGATCCGCATTGTTCGTTGGAGAACTGAGGAATGGATTTGTGCTCGGCCCTGTCGACGGAGATTGCACTTTTGCCTGGAAACACACGGTTACGTTAGAGAACCAAGGTTGTAATTAGGAAATAGAAGACGGCTGTTAGGAGATGTAAACAATTACACATTTACTGTGTGtatgtgtttctttttcttgacGGTTTAAAAGGCAGGACAAACGCCCAGTTTAACGCGTCAACTCGATGATACTTGGGActagtgatgggcaaaaccctaggcttcgaatgaATCTGAAGCTTGCTGATATCTCTATCtctcctttcctcttttcaacattttccaaagaaggaaacgagacaaacatatcaacaaacttcagatttattcgaagcctagggttttgcccatctatGCTTGGGACGCTACAGACGTGGAGTTTAACGCGTTAACTCCCTAACACTTGGTACAGAATATGCGTAGAATTTAACGCGTTAATTTGGTAACGCTTGGTACAAGAATACGCGTGGAGTTTAACGCGTTAATTTGGTAACGCTTGGTACAGAATATGNNNNNNNNNNATTTGGTAACGCTTGGTACAGAATATGCGTGGAGTTTAACGCGTTAACTCGGTAACGTTGATCCAGGAAGATGCGGGGTACCTTGTACTGGTTCATGGCGGCCTCCTCTTCCGCGAGGGCCCGTTGCCGCATCACTTCGTCGATGTGTCCGTTTTCGGGATGGTCGAGGCGGTTATTACTGGCTGCTGTTCCAAACGCAGTACTGGTGGAAGACAGGGCGGACACTCCCGACTTTACATTCGTTCTATTGCTGCTTGGGTAATGATGGGGGCAATGGATGTGTCTCGATGGAACGGTGGACTCACAGAGGAGTGGAGGAGAAGCCGTTTCAGCGTAGACGAGTGTGGCCGAAGGAGCGAAAAGGAACGTTGATCATTGAAAACAAAGGAAgaagacaaacaaaaaaacaaagaaacggTGTAATACGCATAAAGATATAACGATGTGTAAAAGTTCAACTACTTAGTGCTTCCATACGCCCATACATTCGCCCAGACACACATGCGTCACGCTAGCTTCGCTCTTCATGGACACcgtgtacaatttttacagaTCTCACGCGCGACGGCTACAGGGTTccttttaacactttaccaaCCATCCATACACTCTTCACAAATTACCTAATTAAGATTTGACTTTGTAACCTTCAACTTCTGCAagttttcattgtatttttaagcaatGGCCACTCTAAAACTACTCTAGAACCCCTTGGAGTTGTTTGAGAATCAAGTTTCTGGGACTACTCTACTCTAGGACCCTTTCGAGTTATTCAAGAAACAAGTTTCTGGGATTACTTCACTTTAGAATCCTTTCGAGTTCTTCTAGAATCAACTTTCTGGAACTACTTCACTCTGGAACCCTTTCGAATTGTACAAGAATCAAGTTTCTGGGACTACTCTACTCTAGGACCCTTTCGAGTTGTTCAAGATTCAAGTTTCTGGGACTACTCCACTCTAGAATCCTCTCGAGTTGTTCAAGAATCAAGTTTCTGGGACTACTCCACTCTAGAACCCTTTAGAATTGTACAAGAATCAAGTTTCTGGGACTTCTCTACTCTAGGACCCTTTAGAGTTGTTCAAGAATCAAGTTTCTGGGATTACTTCACTCTAGAATCCTTTCCAGTTGTTCGAGAATCAAGTTTCTGGAAATAAAACTCAGAAACGTAACGTTTCATTGATTGTAGtcgtgaaaaatgattaaatcaGATTATTCCTTGTTACAAATTATGTTTCTTAACGAGCTATTCTAATCCAGAGCATAGAATGCCAGAGCTCTAGAATGCTTTCAAGTTCTTTGAGAATCAAGTTTCTGAAACTACTCCACTCTAGAATGCTTTAGAATTGTACAAGAATCAAGTTTCTGGGATTACTTCACTTTAGAATCCTTTCGAGTTGTTCAAGAATCAAGTTTCTGTAACTACTTCAGTCTAGAATCCTATCAAGTTCTTCGAGAATCAAGTTTCTGAAACTACTTCACTCTAGAACNNNNNNNNNNCTTTAGAATTGTACAAGAATCAAGTTTCTGGGACTACTCTACTCTAGAACCCTTTCCAGTTGTTCGAGAATCAAGTTTCTGGAAATAAAACTCAGAAACGTAACGTTTCATTGATTGTAGtcgtgaaaaatgattaaatcaGATTATTCCTTGTTACAAATTACGTTTCTTAACGAGCTATTCTAATCCAGAGCATCAATTTTCACAAGGTATCTTTTTATGGACTATTGTACTTATACACATATacaatattcatattttaacaatatacACAATCCATATTAGTTGGATGTAAGTGATACCGTCCACTGCTTTTTGAAGAAAGTATGCCACTGTGAAAAATCCAAAATACCCCCTTAACGAAACAGTTcagtaatattttcttaaattgcaAGTAAAGAATGTCACAAATATATCATCGATGGTCGACAATGTGTTAAAACGGAACCGCACAAACGATTACTCCAACTTGTACTATCTAACGCGTTCCacgttcataaataatttaaaaaaaaaaaaaacaaaaaacaaaaagaagaagaagaaggaaaataaCATGGTCCCTCGTTTGCTACTGCTACGACACACTTGCACACAGCCACACGGTTATATACACATTTACTTATGTGCAAGAAAGTATCGCCTAGTTTCTAGTATCGTTTGTACACTCGCGATTGAAAAGAAAGTCTCGTGCGTCGTGTGAAATCTACAAAACAATTTCGTTGAACCCTCCGACGTATCCAGCGACGCGAACGAGCGCgtgcaacaatttttgtaattgttgcACGCGAAAATGTTTAACACAAGGACGATTTCAATGTTCGAAAGtatcttttcaaaattaattcgatccCAGCAAAGCTCGAGTCCGTTAATCGCGTTCGTCGAAATTAACTAGCACGCGGTGCACGTTTCGAAGAATATCATCGACTATTAGAAACAACAAGAACGCCTACATGTCGCTAAAAACTGAACCGAAAGGAAACTCGTGGCGCGTGCAATAAACGCAAGATAAGGCAAATACGCAACTGAAAGTAAGTCGTCGATCAGCAAGCAAAATCACGAATGCTTTTACAAGCAAGAATACTTTACGGTGACTAGAAATGATGAGAAAGCGACTAACTCGTCAACTAAACAGGCTCGACAGCTGCAACGCAAAGTGATGTTTAACGAAATTGGGGGGAGAAATGATCGTCAACGAAAAAGCACATCTTTCCAAGCagtaaaagaaaaggaaaaaagaaaaaagaaaaaccaaaCAAATGCCAACATTACCTTTCACCCTACGatttacaaaacattttgCGAGGAAGTAGTATGATTATCGGTCGGATGATAAATGGGATTTGTATCTTTGTGTTGTTGAATTTGTAGTAGAATAGTATAACGAAGGAAAAAGTCTGATGGGATGCCTAATCTTTGATTGATCGATGCAAAATATtctctttcgaatgaaaataccTTGTTCGCAGATTTCATTGAGTAAAAATTGCAGCGAATGAAGCTTTCGTTTCACATTTTACCTTTTACATTTGTTAGTAAACGAGAAGGTATCGCAAAATATTCCACAAAATTAGTCAGTTTAATCCTACTCGGAACATTAACAGAAATTGgaattgtttaaatgaatTGCAATCGAAATACCTTGCGGATTGCGTGGGAGTATTCGCTGCGGAGCCCTTCTTTCCTTCCAACGAGGCAAGATGCTGCTCCAACGCGTCCAATAAACTACTGGGGGCCTGAAAAATTCACAACAAAGTTTCTTAAGCAGTagaataatatgaaaaatgttcagaCAAATGTAAAAATCGAAGGTTCGAAACAGATTGATTTGGCGTAACACCATATATTCCTTCTTGTTGGGATACGTTAGAACATACATTCTGTTtaacagaaatgtaaattttatttatttcgttcctTATTTAGTCcctcttttagaaattaattgtattatactaGCCTTGGCTACAAATCAAAGATCTTAACCAGACAACGAGGAACAATTTGCTGcgaatctcaattttataatttggtCGATGGCAACAGGATATATTCACCTGTATAtcaactttattaatttctatattaattcacttgtattaattttagtcCTTGAAATTAGTTTCGTTACCTTTGTCAGATCAGGTATGTCTCCCTTATCGATGCCGACGTTCTAcaaaaagattgaaattaGTTTCGCAAAGCAATCCATCCAAGCTCCaccgtttaaaaatgatctcCACTGACCTCGGCAACCTTGAGGAATTCCCCAACCCGATCCATTCGTATGAGAAACTTTTTGTACAAGTCCAGGGCCTCCCTGCACTGTTTCTTGTTCATATCGAAGTacttttctgaaattcaaGCAGTCATACGATactcgacaattttttttttgtcgtaaTTTAAAAAGGAATCCGACGTGGCCCACCTAACAAATTGATAATGCCGTCGTTGTAGCAGGCGAACAGACGGATCAAATCCCGAAAGAGAAGCATGAACGCCATGTTTATGACGCCGTTTGTGAGATCGTTGGAAGTGCAATCGAACTCGAGCAGCACGTCCAGCTGTGACTGCAACACTGGCAGagttttcaacaatttctcgGCGTTCATTGTGCGCAGAGTGCCGTCCTCCTTTCTGAAACATAAGAAGAGGACGAGTTAGAAATACATGAGAATATGCAACAACTGCGATAGATCCGCAAGCTTAACAACGATTCATATTACACACAGTCGAAAATGTTGTGTTATTGCGTGTAAGAATTCATTAGTTGCATGTTTTCCGTTGATTACTTTACTTAATTTAGTGTAAGTTTAACAAGTTGAATATGAAAAGTTAGAAATGTAACACGTTTTTAATGTTAGCTGAAAATCAACACAACGTAACAGTCGATGCTTGTAACATTAAATTgtcagaatttatatttagcgAGCTGTTAATTTGTTACGCATTGTATTAGTTTAATGTTAGCCAAGTTCTGTAATTATCCAATTCTGTAGGTAATCGATATAACGATAACTATTCTTCTATGACTATTCTATTAATCTACTCGACCCAGCCAAACGAGCATACGTTAAATTAACACAAAACTACTTCTGTCTGCAAATCtacttccttttttaaataaacgtgcCTACCCTCTCTTGACTTTGCAAAAGTCGAACGCCACAGTCCTGTAGGAAAGCGCCTTCTCGTTGAGATACTTTGCGTATCGCCTGATGAACGGTGACATGTCATAACCTAGACAAACAAAAACACGGTTACTGGTTGAAAGAAGCAACGACAAGACCAAGATAATCATTCCAGTAGATACTATGCAACGTTAGATACATGTATATGAGAAAGCACCAGgaatcgtttttaattgtatttgaataGATTATTTAGAACTCGAGGTCCCTATTGATAGCTCTTCAGAGAATACATGTATAGACCGAAGGAAACAACAGGAATCGATAGGAACAATTGTATATCCTGAGAgcttctcaatttttaactcTATTCGAATAGATTACTTGAGGTTTCTATCGATAACAGTTCAGAGAACTATGTAATACAAGAAATGGAGACGGATCGAAAGCCTCTCTCTTGCCTTACAGAATAAGCAATCAAAGCAGagaattcaaatacaaaatacaaattcaaaaaaaaagaaaataaagtaattagtGTCCACCAATTAATACATTcacaattgaaatttacatgtGATACATGCGATTGAATAAAAAGGTAGAATCGGAAAGAAATATCGAATCTATGGATAAAGAATTGAATGTTAACTCACCGATGCGAGCTGCTGTTGTGGCCACTAGAGAGAAAATTAGTTACAGGTTAGTAAATCATAGACAGAGGCCAGATACAGATAGCTGCGCAATTCTAGGATATTAGCCAAAGAGAACTTCTCATTAAGTCTCTGATTCAACAGAGTAGACGCGTATATACATCGTTAGAAACGTTTAGAGCTCAAGCACTTCTAAATACTTGTCTACAAACAACGAACCCTGTCTCTAACAAGAAATGCTGTCTGTTATCACCTTATCGACCTagtgttttcttattttcaaaacactagtattatacaatattcatCTTATGTGTTGGAATTGTTtccagaataatattttataaataacaaagttgcCATGATTGAAAGTCAATTAATAGACAAAAAACAGAATATAAAAACACAAGTGtgcgcctcttagacaggattctacaatatttatagagCACATCACAATTCATATGATGAATTACTAACTcggtaataaataacaaagttgcCATGATTGAAAGTGAATTAATAGACAAAGCACAGAATATAAAAACACGAGTGtgcgcctcttagacaggattctacaatatttatagagCACATCACAATTCATATGATGAATTACTAACTcggtaataaataacaaagttgcCATGATTGAAAGTCAATTAATAGACAAAGCACAGAATATAAAAACACGAGTGtgcgcctcttagacaggattcGTCGTACACGGTTATCGGAACGAATTTAAAGTaaacagaaaagaagaaaacttgCGACTCTACGATCACACGCTATACGCATgaatcagagatgggcaaaattctcatcTAGATAACAAAACGTTGGATaactaataaacaaaaagtttcttttccattAATTGTTAACGTTAGAACTACCGACGGTCGGTGCATgcttattgtttattaaactatgtatctttgtaattgaaggggagggggggagcAAGCAAGTAATCGATACGGCGGACAAAAGAAAGTTTACATCATacaaatgaatgaaatgtaaaaaaaatcaagcaTACGAATGGTAGGTACTATacttaattaatgaataattaataacggaGCAATTCAAGAAAAAGGAACTAGCTGGACTAAAGTAAGATTTGTAACAAGTCTCTACAATGTGTCCCGCAATTAAGAACCGGACAATGGGGCGgtggggtagctgagacgattctgaacaatttcggaatttgcaaaaatgtcggatgccggttcgtttttgaatttctgCCAAGATACCTGGTAAATGGTAACTTCCTTATCGACTCGGCAGTGGGTTATCACCTGAACTTTGGCGGAAACTTCTTTATCGATTCAGAAGAGGATCTCTTTTACCGTCTTTTGTCccgtttctcttcttcgattgctgtttgatttttgttaattaataaattgctttcTGGTTGTATAATACATCATTAAAACTTGAAAAGAAAACCACTCgtattttctacatatttttgttatagtCTCGAGTGttataaattaacgaaaaaccatcgGACCAATCGCAGCGGCCGAGAAGCGCGGGCACAGCCGCGATTGGCTGGACTCGATAGCTGGCCCAATGGCTGGCGAGCGTCCTGGCTCGAGCCGGCCAatcgcggctgagcgcgcgctaatcGGACGCTGCGATTGGTCcgatggtttttcgttaataattcaaaaacgaaacgccatccgacatttttgcaaaggaaattgttgttcagaatcgtctcgcCTACCCCCTCCACTTCCGGTTCCTACATAAATTTTGCGACATCCCGTATATTTTCTAGATTCATACATGCATTAcagtatttgttattattgttattggacgttattaataacgatttcatttttttatttcacaaatttccTTAAATATTGCTAAAATCGAAACAGTTTATCTCTAACTACCAactaatatcgattaattctcTATTATACTGTTGGCTCgtctatgtaaataaaaatcgaaattatacTTAACATATATACAAGCGGAACTGCAGGCAACTGTCTACATACGTTTACTATTTTGCGgcactattattattatatataagaaaCGTTAAACTTACTTTTGTCCGCTGCACGCATTgcacaaaataaattagtcACGTTCTATGTGAACACAGTTGTATATGAATCaaacgatattaataaaataacaataatagataaaataaaatatcttacgCGAAATTTACTGTAACAATTACGTCTCCGAACATTTCGAATACTTTCCGATAaatcagaatttaaatatacaaatttatcgatcgaatcaaattttaccAATCTCTGATACGAATTACGttcgatgaatttaaattcaaacgcTTTTAACTACTTCCAATAAAAcgataatttgtaatttaaagtaCGCGGTACGTGTTTGCAATCGGATGGTTAAAACACGCAGAGTTCTAGGAGCTGTTAGCATTTTTTAGCGTTTTGTTAATAGCTTTTCAAGCAGAAGATTTTGTCATTAGCTTAAAGAAGGAAAACGATAAGAAAACTAGAAACTCCATGCTAATTTGAGTGGTTCAACCGTCCATTCGCTTACATTCGCTTCTCTTCTAGAgtatttactttcatttattcttttatttatctagCTTTGTTTATCAAGCAtttacacagggtgtcccagaaatgttgtaacaccttgaaaaaggtggttcgggaggtgatttgaaacaactgtttccttagcgaaaatcttgtccgaggcttcgttcaggagatattaacggaaaacactgaccaatggGAGCGCGAGGAAGCCGCGCTcgccgaccaatcagagcgcgagtatgccaatggagcgcggccgtctagcgcgtagccttcgctaccgcggccgctccaacggcatacgcgcgctctgattggtcagtgttttccgttaatatctccttaacgaagcctctgACAagattttcgttaaggaaaaaattgtttcaaatcacctccctaatcacctctttcaaggtgttacaacgtttttgggacaccctgtatatatgaaggtgatttgaaacaactttttccttagcgaaaatcttgtccgaggcttcgttcaggagatattaacggaaaacactgaccaatcagagcgcgagtatgccggtggcgCGCCAACAGTgggcgtggctacgcgctaggcggccgcgctcatacgttaccgcgagcgctccattggcatacGTGCGCTCTAATTGGTCCGgagttttttgttaatatcgcttcaacgaagcctcggacattttcgctaaggaaaaagttgtttcaaatcacctcccgaaccacctctttcaaggtgttacaacatttttgggacaccctgtatagcgtAATTGTTAAGCAAGATCAATTGAACCACTCGATAGAAgttaatcgaagaaaattcttttaaacaacGTGATCACCTAGCACGCCGCCTTTATCAAAAAAACTATTCAGCTGAAACGTGCTGTTGCTGGACGCCAGATACTGTGTAAACCTCTGCAACAAAAAGTTCATTGGACcgttaatatatatatatatcgtaataGTGTTCcaagtgtaaatataaaaacagtaaagaagatattttatttttacgctTTTCTTTGAGCCTACGTCAACCTTAAGACGCGTTGCAAAcgcaaaagaaaagaaaaacgtaaaGAAGAaggcattttatttttacgccTTAACCTTAAGGCGTGTTTGCGATTTTGTAAAAGTTACTTTGGGTTAGTTCGAGGCATCAAGTTTTGAGAATTCTGAATGTCcttaaaatattcctttttcaTCTTCTTGACGTTCTTCTTTACCAACAACCTCGACTGAACAATGAAATCTACATCTGTTTCTGCTTTACCGACCGGAGTCGCCTGAATTACCGATTGATATTGTTCGCTTAAATCTTGGCGTGTTCGCGAAAACTGTTCTATAATTAAACAACAGTTGGTGGAATAAGTTTTTACGGGAATATAATTGTTGTTATCGGAAATAAAAGTGG
This region of Hylaeus volcanicus isolate JK05 chromosome 9, UHH_iyHylVolc1.0_haploid, whole genome shotgun sequence genomic DNA includes:
- the LOC128881961 gene encoding phosphatidylinositol-binding clathrin assembly protein LAP, whose translation is MAGQTINDRLLAARHSIAGQGLAKSVCKATTEELIGPKKKHLDYLIHCTNEPNVSIPQLANLLIERSQSTNWTVVFKALITVHHMLCYGNERFTQYLASSNSTFQLNSFFDKGGVLVATTAARIGYDMSPFIRRYAKYLNEKALSYRTVAFDFCKVKRGKEDGTLRTMNAEKLLKTLPVLQSQLDVLLEFDCTSNDLTNGVINMAFMLLFRDLIRLFACYNDGIINLLEKYFDMNKKQCREALDLYKKFLIRMDRVGEFLKVAENVGIDKGDIPDLTKAPSSLLDALEQHLASLEGKKGSAANTPTQSASTAFGTAASNNRLDHPENGHIDEVMRQRALAEEEAAMNQYKAKVQSPSTGPSTNPFLSSPTNNADQPIVDLFGAPSATADNQSQRASDDLLQLAGNPFADMFGGSQPAPAQTAQAQNNMWMTNGNGKYKYYLNV